Proteins found in one Oncorhynchus mykiss isolate Arlee chromosome 3, USDA_OmykA_1.1, whole genome shotgun sequence genomic segment:
- the LOC110509335 gene encoding histone H1: protein MVDLKHALAAGGYDVTKNNTRVNLAVKGLVRKETLVQTTGVGASGSFKLNKKLTYEKRVKTRAMRNLAAAERAKQKKGILKPAAEKGKALKPTGKGQKPGAKTTKPAGKALKPGAKTTKPAGKALKPGAKTTKPAGKTAQPADKNKTVVGKGQREIGDRPKQVGKSHKPAGQASKSPAKVQKTGYKAPKSAGKSLKAANQKTRKMVVSRNTKPRI from the exons ATGGTGGACCTCAAGCATGCCCTGGCTGCTGGTGGCTATGATGTTACCAAGAACAATACCCGTGTGAACTTAGCTGTGAAAGGCCTGGTGAGGAAGGAGACACTGGTGCAGACTACTGGAGTTGGTGCATCTGGGTCATTTAAACTCAACAAG AAACTGACGTATGAGAAGAGAGTTAAGACAAGAGCCATGAGAAACCTTGCAGCAGCTGAGAGGGCCAAGCAGAAAAAAGGAATTTTGAAGCCAGCAGCAGAGAAAGGAAAGGCCTTGAAACCAACAGGAAAAGGCCAGAAACCAGGAGCAAAAACAACTAAACCAGCAGGAAAAGCTCTGAAACCAGGAGCAAAAACAACTAAACCAGCAGGAAAAGCTCTGAAACCAGGAGCAAAAACAACTAAACCAGCAGGAAAAACAGCTCAACCAGCAGACAAGAACAAAACAGTTGTAGGAAAAGGTCAAAGGGAAATAGGAGATAGACCAAAACAAGTAGGCAAAAGCCACAAACCAGCAGGACAAGCATCAAAATCACCAGCCAAGGTCCAAAAAACAGGCTACAAAGCCCCTAAATCTGCAGGAAAGTCCTTGAAAGCAGCCAATCAGAAAACCCGTAAAATGGTTGTAAGCCGCAATACAAAGCCACGGATATAG